The following proteins are co-located in the Apium graveolens cultivar Ventura chromosome 5, ASM990537v1, whole genome shotgun sequence genome:
- the LOC141723593 gene encoding uncharacterized protein LOC141723593, translating into MQQITEEQRKRSELNRLAALAKRRDRGVSDHDPWRLFKCRKVSPEPNSTFTEPFKCPPRPDCSGQITKVPAQLNDRFRVRLEICSPDSFSVTPVPLDDFPFPGEAACLEIIDDCLSAIMQSHYTQNTGGGKASVYKLREYDAVLRCFKMSKCIQCEEVPWSTLNVLVKLSDSFTSGRWVPCRPEHLSDETVDELLGRLPKSLVDTLLPFQHEGVRFGLRRGGRCLIADEMGLGKTLQAIAIAGCFLNEGSVLVVCPAILRYAWAEEFEHWLPSCLPCDIHLVFGHQNNPARLVKCPKVVITSYTMLNRLRKSMSQQDWAVLIVDESHHVRCSKQISESDEIKAVLDVARAAKHTVLLSGTPSLSRPYDIFHQINMLWPGLLGKDKYEFAKNYCSVKSVHGFQGKVYKDYSRGVRLEELNVLLKQSVMIRRLKEDVLMQLPPKRRQIISLVLKRSDFNFAGCVAEVVEDTSTNKNTEDESLDIADKPNNVESAGSVAEVVEDTSTNKNTEDESLDIADKPNNVESAGDACCKFSIKITDQELAMAKLSGFREWLSIHPVIAELNADEYTESNSSSHKMIIFAHHHKVLDAVQEFICEKGIEFVRIDGNTHERDRQLYVQSFQSSKQIKIALVGILAGGTGLNLSAAHNVVFLELPKEPAHLLQAEDRAHRRGQTKAVNIYIFCAKDTSDESRWQKLNKSLHRVSSTVNGKYDAIQEIEIDSVAHLRGTGITYIRENELPPMVSTIEHSPVHLMEFPTSINQNLHCDQACGLVDENTRYDEENYNGRISPQKAANFHRNEGSKGIVPKTEKDICTRLSMHSEIDLKENNNIKDRANNQFHEIAMQDNGEPAEIVAAASVIDSLRFEVSQYSGRIHLYTCSPGVDSRPRPLFENFRPEELVLQHPSATCSQRMTYSCIKDDPNYRHILLEFIEEWKKLRPIEQKKLLAKPLQLPLSVELCCLNNSINHDFGGLLKGKSKKRTTSLHEISYPLPTDSVWRKISLCSGRGKKEKVYEQGWTLSDEPLCKLCQIPCKGRNAKVPEYFEDLFCNLSCYEEFRLRTSNRSLREGLFQMEHGVCTSCHLDCHKLVEHTKRLPLEKRESYIKKVAPDLANRPKLLEKLVREPSEGNAWHADHIVPVYLGGGECKLENMRTLCVVCHARVTKEQCAERRSTRLKAKKQLKELMIDLRNAQNLKQNYSEEKESRQKMIEDDAVDDDLLIEVPGSAYCNARNISTGSE; encoded by the exons atgCAACAAATCACCGAAGAACAACGCAAGCGATCCGAATTAAACCGGTTAGCAGCGCTCGCAAAGCGCCGAGACCGCGGCGTCTCCGATCACGACCCCTGGAGACTCTTTAAGTGCCGTAAAGTATCGCCTGAACCCAATTCTACTTTTACTGAACCGTTTAAATGTCCACCTCGCCCTGATTGTTCTGGTCAAATTACGAAAGTGCCCGCTCAATTGAATGATAGGTTTCGTGTTAGGCTTGAGATTTGTTCGCCTGATTCGTTTTCGGTTACCCCGGTTCCGCTTGATGATTTTCCCTTTCCTGGCGAAGCTGCTTGTCTCGAGATTATCGATGATTGTCTTTCCGCT ATTATGCAATCACACTACACTCAAAACACTGGTGGCGGGAAAGCAAGTGTTTACAAACTGAGAGAATATGATGCGGTGTTGAGGTGTTTTAAGATGTCTAAGTGTATTCAATGTGAAGAGGTGCCTTGGTCAACTCTCAATGTTTTGGTGAAATTATCGGATTCTTTCACTTCTGGGCGTTGGGTACCATGTAGACCTGAACATTTGTCTGATGAGACGGTTGATGAGTTGTTAGGGAGGCTTCCGAAATCTTTGGTTGATACTTTACTGCCTTTTCAACATGAAGGCGTGAGGTTTGGATTACGAAGGGGTGGGAGGTGTCTTATTGCAGATGAAATGGGGCTAGGTAAAACACTCCAG GCGATTGCAATTGCAGGCTGTTTCTTGAATGAAGGCTCTGTTCTTGTAGTTTGTCCAGCTATCTTGAGATATGCCTGGGCAGAAGAGTTTGAGCACTGGCTTCCTAGTTGTTTGCCTTGTGATATCCATCTTG tttttggCCATCAAAACAATCCTGCGCGCCTCGTAAAATGTCCAAAAGTTGTCATTACTTCATATACGATGCTCAACCGCTTGCGAAAGAGCATGTCACAACAAGATTGGGCTGTTCTTATCGTTGATGAATCACATCACGTGCGGTGCTCAAAGCAAATATCAGAATCAGATGAG ATAAAAGCTGTTCTTGATGTGGCAAGAGCAGCCAAGCATACAGTTCTACTTTCGGGGACGCCTTCCTTATCCAG GCCTTATGACATATTTCATCAGATAAATATGTTATG GCCTGGTTTACTTGGAAAGGACAAGTACGAATTTGCCAAAAATTACTGCTCAGTTAAATCTGTTCATGGTTTTCAAGGAAAGGTCTACAAG GATTACTCGAGGGGAGTTCGCTTGGAAGAACTGAATGTATTACTAAAGCAAAGTGTTATG ATAAGACGTTTGAAGGAAGATGTGCTGATGCAGTTGCCACCTAAGCGTAGACAAATTATAAGTTTGGTGTTGAAGAGATCTGATTTCAACTTTGCAGGGTGTGTTGCCGAAGTTGTGGAAGACACTTCTACAAATAAGAACACCGAAGATGAGTCACTTGATATTGCTGACAAACCTAATAATGTTGAATCTGCAG GGAGTGTTGCCGAAGTTGTGGAAGACACTTCTACAAATAAGAATACCGAAGATGAGTCGCTTGATATTGCTGACAAACCTAATAATGTTGAATCTGCAG GTGATGCTTGTTGCAAGTTTTCAATAAAAATTACAGACCAAGAACTTGCTATGGCAAAGCTTTCAGGGTTTCGTGAGTGGCTTTCTATTCATCCAGTCATTGCAGAGCTAAATGCAGACGAGTATACTGAAAGTAACAGCAGTTCTCATAAAATGATAATTTTTGCCCATCACCACAAAGTTCTTGATGCAGTACAG GAGTTTATCTGTGAGAAAGGAATTGAATTTGTTCGTATTGATGGGAATACACATGAGAGAGATAGGCAGTTATATGTTCAATCTTTCCAATCATCAAAACAG ATTAAGATAGCACTAGTTGGAATACTTGCTGGGGGCACTGGACTTAATCTATCAGCAGCACATAACGTTGTGTTCTTAGAGTTGCCAAAAGAACCTGCTCATTTGTTACAG GCCGAAGATAGAGCCCATAGACGGGGTCAAACAAAAGCAGTCAACATATATATCTTCTGTGCAAAG GATACTTCGGACGAGTCTAGATGGCAGAAACTAAATAAGAGTTTGCATCGTGTTTCATCAACTGTGAATGGGAAGTACGATGCTATACAAGAGATTGAG ATAGATAGTGTTGCTCATCTCAGAGGAACTGGCATAACATACATAAGAGAAAATGAGCTTCCACCTATGGTATCAACTATTGAGCACTCTCCGGTTCATCTTATGGAGTTTCCTACTAGCATTAATCAGAATTTGCATTGTGATCAAGCGTGTGGCCTAGTAGATGAAAACACGAGATATGATGAAGAAAACTATAATGGTAGAATTTCACCTCAGAAG GCTGCCAATTTTCATCGAAATGAAGGATCGAAAGGAATTGTTCCTAAAACTGAAAAAGATATATGCACAAGACTGTCTATGCATTCTGAAATTGATTTAAAAGAAAACAACAATATCAAAGATAGG GCAAATAATCAATTTCATGAAATAGCAATGCAAGATAATGGGGAACCTGCTGAGATTGTTGCAGCAGCTTCTGTAATTGATTCTCTCCGCTTTGAG GTTAGCCAGTACAGTGGAAGGATTCACCTCTATACATGCAGTCCAGGGGTGGATTCAAGACCAAGGCCACTATTTGAGAACTTTCGACCAGAGGAACTTGTGTTACAGCATCCTTCTGCTACTTGTAGTCAGAGAATGACTTACAGTTGCATTAAAGACGATCCGAACTATAGGCATATTCTTCTAGAATTTATTGAAGAATGGAAAAAATTGAGACCTATTGAACAGAAGAAACTGCTTGCCAAGCCTTTACAGCTTCCTCTATCAGTTGAGCTGTGCTGTTTGAATAATAGCATTAATCATGATTTTGGG GGATTGCTGAAGGGTAAAAGCAAGAAGCGAACCACGTCACTCCATGAGATTAGCTATCCGTTACCAACAGATTCCGTCTGGCGTAAGATCAGCCTCTGTAGTGGTCGCGGAAAAAAGGAAAAGGTATACGAGCAAGGCTGGACTTTGTCAGATGAACCTCTTTGCAAGCTGTGTCAAATTCCTTGCAA GGGAAGGAATGCTAAAGTTCCTGAATATTTCGAGGATCTTTTCTGTAATTTGAGCTGCTATGAAGAATTTCGATTACGAACTAGTAACAGATCCCTTCGCGAG GGGCTATTTCAAATGGAACATGGCGTTTGCACAAGTTGTCACCTAGATTGCCATAAACTCGTGGAACACACCAAACGCTTGCCATTAGAGAAGCGAGAATCGTACATCAAGAAAGTAGCTCCAGACCTGGCAAATCGACCAAAATT ACTTGAGAAGCTTGTCCGTGAACCAAGTGAGGGAAATGCATGGCACGCAGACCACATTGTACCTGTTTATTTAGGTGGAG GTGAATGCAAATTAGAGAACATGAGGACCTTATGTGTTGTTTGTCATGCCCGTGTTACAAAAGAACAATGTGCCGAACGGCGTTCTACAAGGTTAAAGGCTAAGAAACAACTTAAAGAATTAATGATTGACCTGAGGAATGCTCAGAACTTGAAACAGAACTATTCTGAAGAAAAG GAGTCAAGACAGAAGATGATTGAAGATGATGCAGTTGATGATGACCTTCTGATTGAGGTTCCTGGCAGTGCCTACTGTAATGCGAGAAATATTAGCACCGGAAGTGAATAA